The nucleotide window acccactgagcaaggccagagatcaaacctgcatcctcatggatactagtcgggtttgttactgctgagccacaacaggaactccaaaatgctgattttagaagaatgaaaagaatttgggagaaagtttggaaaattaacatataaaaatcCCATCATAAAACCCCCATATCCAACAAACAGAAATGTACCTGCTTTTCTTCCCAGTCGGACTGTGAAGGGCCAACCTCTTCCCCGGGCCTCAGGGTGGTTCTGTCCACAGGTGAGAAATCCCAGGGTCTGGACCAGCGTCTGCCCTCCAGAGGCTCTGATAATCGGCGTCGCTTTGTGGGAACCTCGTGGCGCCCCCTGGTGGCGAGAGCAAAGCCCGCAGATGGAGGGGCCTCGATTGCGATGGAGCCCAGAGGACTTTTTATGTTCCACTGGGGTGATGGTGATGGCTTTTGGGGACCGTGGGAACCAGCGTCTGGGTCAAGTTTTCCTAAGAATTCTTCTTTTTGATACTGAACTCCCACACTCGCTTCACCTGGAGCTGCTCTGGGACTTGAAGGCACCTGCGTCCGCTGAGGCGATTTGGGGCAATACTTTTGATGAAGCTTGTcgaatttttctttaatatcatcGTAACGATCCTTGGCCCAGCCTGGAGGTTGTACCCTGGGTACTGAAATGGCTCTGCTGGGTGATACTGACCGCAAACGACCCAGATCCTGCCCTCGACACACAAGGTCAGCCGTGTGCTCCGAGCGGCCCGGGCTGTGCGTGGGGTCGGTCTTTGAAAGGCGGGGAAAGGCACTGCTCTTGGGCGGGCAGCTCCCTGCTTTGATAGATCTTTGGCCCAGGTTTTCAAAAGCCTCACTTAACCTCTTAGCTTTTGCTCTGAGGAGGGGGCTACTCAGCCTGCAAGCTTCTAAGCCCCAGGGCCCCCCCGGCGGTGCCGGACGCCCCCTGTACACGTCCACGGCGGAGGAGCTGGGGAGCTTGGTCAGGCCCGGCTGCTTCTGGGGACTCGAGCAGTACTCCTGGTGCAGCTTGTCGAATTTGAGTTCAATCTCCCTGTATCGattccctccctggccctgcaGTATTCTTGGTCTGGAAGTTATTTTTACAGGAGAAATCAACCACCTTAATGTCATAAATCTATTTTCCTGATCGAGATGATACACAGCATTGGAGTCTAAGTAGGTCAGCGAGGAAAGCTTTGGGGGCGTCCTCTGCAGCCCCTTCCAACCTGGAGCCAATGCACGGGGGTGGGGTTTGCTGACGTCCAGAAAAGACGGTCCTTCTTCGAAACCCGTCTTACGGCCAGAAACATCCAGCAAGTTCTCGCAGTCTCTTAACACTGCCGTGTGCTTCCCGGGCTCAGAGGCGGGGGGACGTCTCTCCTGGGGGCTCCTCCGAGAACGCCCGCCTCCCCTGCAGCTTGTCCTGTTCATTCTGCTCTTACACCGGTGCCTCCGCCGCGAGCTCCAGTTCTGGCCGATGAACGTCTTGGTGGAGATGATGCAGCAGGGCCTGGCGCCCAGCAGCCGGCTCATGGAGT belongs to Phacochoerus africanus isolate WHEZ1 chromosome 3, ROS_Pafr_v1, whole genome shotgun sequence and includes:
- the HJURP gene encoding Holliday junction recognition protein, with protein sequence MEGEVSGEDELLQKLRDSRRRFQRRMQQLIEKYDQPFEDGPVVQMSTLTYETPQGFRIWGGGLIKERNPGQIQGFQAKADSGNNGHLQVTARGPELASPCTRVEDSKSSDVATTFYEEDIIAGSIMPAVPRSPLKDELRRKYLTQVDVLLREEGCLEGASSGEGRDTCVTPVASLASPTRSAHGNCGVSEESLDGPVQPPSSPRGGSAVRPRPASVALVPRSDSISFPGTSGGSFSSSRCSEAEDICNATLSDLYAGMLHSMSRLLGARPCCIISTKTFIGQNWSSRRRHRCKSRMNRTSCRGGGRSRRSPQERRPPASEPGKHTAVLRDCENLLDVSGRKTGFEEGPSFLDVSKPHPRALAPGWKGLQRTPPKLSSLTYLDSNAVYHLDQENRFMTLRWLISPVKITSRPRILQGQGGNRYREIELKFDKLHQEYCSSPQKQPGLTKLPSSSAVDVYRGRPAPPGGPWGLEACRLSSPLLRAKAKRLSEAFENLGQRSIKAGSCPPKSSAFPRLSKTDPTHSPGRSEHTADLVCRGQDLGRLRSVSPSRAISVPRVQPPGWAKDRYDDIKEKFDKLHQKYCPKSPQRTQVPSSPRAAPGEASVGVQYQKEEFLGKLDPDAGSHGPQKPSPSPQWNIKSPLGSIAIEAPPSAGFALATRGRHEVPTKRRRLSEPLEGRRWSRPWDFSPVDRTTLRPGEEVGPSQSDWEEKQRKEQHIFQDGREK